In one Plasmodium vivax chromosome 4, whole genome shotgun sequence genomic region, the following are encoded:
- a CDS encoding hypothetical protein, conserved (encoded by transcript PVX_003585A) produces MVFKFKKKKKEESSDKLSKQSQNDEGNANEEAEKKDHKSNSWYKKIIDNAIITKSKHDDKEEQEEEKNGEGNDSRAMERNKDYQLEEQLKETLRSITSLSTKIVNYETKIEDLEKELKMEKDKQVDKAYEKELKEKENFIKQKIGMLNEKENLLNEKELDINMREEKINDREMFISKKEDKLNDMQEQYLEKNKEKEKLHFEIADIKISLEKLKYEVKDKKDCLENVSNKVILKENTLRELKEFIREKNEMIESLNEKITEKEKIYEQLGKDVEEKRKIIELLDMKANEKEKYFEEKIKELEKEQNALLQKLNNVKMREKEVETRENDFLHMEDELNDLRSSFSKNDCQLKIYKLEIKDLSSALVEKEREILDLKNTYDGEICSLKDQIKEKEKEIAKGSSSGGDVGAQDEPASEVESEEKADPKEEGVENSLTDLLKMKERELHEMKEKYAKEIDTLNSELNEKKKEFVEAKNSHINQINNLNDEIEESESKMAELKSGYEMEIKKLRSEINAVHEEKYLLSNEKQTLSGEIDKLNEEKKSLASEKEELHNKITTLNSEIGTLHVEKQALTGEINTLNDLIHTLKNEISSSDNLISKLKEQMNAINEEKEGKEKLITEIENNYKNEINALKEKLKDTDNQVSISIREEMDHLKCVLGETEKENKQMKEDYHKKIKQYDEELLSKQQYFEEELNNIRIKSHEKEQILILKNDELKESKLKTEEKYLKLYDDKMSLLRNMCSKVGLPYSDEVSVEELLERVGNYVSGMGEPGGAAHRGEQSEEPHEGQSIVEETNEPLLSAQTADNANSLEDKTTLQALQKELESVQEEHREEVAKMKSYLAMKEKTIEESNHTIAELTGKINSLNDTISFFKVNHSEEKINSYMDEINSLSLTLSELKAKNEQEQLENRNEIARLSEELSGYKRRADEQCRKRSSEKERSESKRGDTRGDSEKEQISESDVEGGGNLKSFLHFPLRKIKGKKRKASKTEKEIQTELRRNEPENEQSEKNEKAPRGDSLEVDQYKKELEEKAKIIEDLKDKICTLTNEVMDLKNVKNELAERDSSLAKAGEEAERQREQLDTLSAQLGGANGEVERLNEEVEKLKEGEAQSWGEAEKWKGEAEKWKEDAAKWEADTVKLKEDAAKWESDAVKWESDAETWRKEAEELRSSANQLNEELCSKENNYVLKLNENVGVIQKMKDSIDAREKEKENYVREINDLRNELEGLKLKHDALSETYKQLEGKSSPPSGDDPPGGDNYTSEGENKLSIPNENCEMDQAEEANANPGVPKSEIATEGGVSSLAVNDYISEISHLKEEINRLTLLYSNELNEKNSSDIRTKELLSQLKELEVRDKENEEKIAALSKMNEKMKAKNEKLKSGKWLSRKDHAPNEEVDIAGEERKKKEKEKVPHPDVKEESLSSEHVNTLEGNTYRVMRIVDESSPAGGGQIIGSYLYTKKVEDLHAVNGANVADAQLAEKNAITVVCLILSEILSLLFLNDQFVNAFERINKSLWKLMYMPEEIKALLLRYFSFMSKLRDYAKEVHGRVENERYEDSQRQDNQRYDDSWLLFQNYLETSSSIKRDLVCFILEEKENELAELGEHYGGGMRKGEEVIGGVRGVRGGKIADIINLSKDEMRLKTIAQLRRDLDFEKKSKTLLSRDYQLLLYKYQECVRKLKRVKNMIRQLNLNDHSNRGSFALNRELDRCSEVSNERGFNEEGGDEDSHGNYKNCILQDNNNNSSVNNYNSSNTKLESRENVLIKDLINLRRAQKVKGNNLIHWGRPSMMMGGRCHQDASHVVRAMVNGPKISSQNIFAHMNRLSNAPKISDHLDDMKKMKNIFNEFVETRGDVTFVHRSPFCET; encoded by the coding sequence ATGGTATTCaaatttaagaagaaaaagaaggaagaaagctCGGACAAGTTAAGCAAGCAATCGCAAAACGATGAAGGAAATGCCAATGaggaggcagaaaaaaaagaccacAAGAGTAACTCCTGGTACAAGAAAATAATCGACAATGCAATTATAACGAAGAGCAAGCATGACGATaaggaggagcaggaggaggagaaaaatggcGAAGGAAATGACAGCAGGGCGATGGAAAGAAATAAAGATTATCAATTGGAAGAGCAACTGAAGGAAACCCTAAGGTCAATCACGTCCTTGTCAACCAAAATTGTGAATTACGAAACGAAGATTGAAGATTTGGAGAAAgagttaaaaatggaaaaagatAAACAAGTGGATAAGGCATACGAAAAGGAgttgaaggagaaggagaattttattaaacaaaaaattggcatGCTAAATGAGAAGGAAAATCTGCTAAATGAGAAGGAGCTGGACATAAATAtgagagaagaaaaaattaatgacaGAGAAATGTTCAtttcgaaaaaggaagacaAACTGAATGACATGCAGGAGCAgtacttggaaaaaaataaagaaaaagaaaaactccATTTTGAAATTGCAGATATTAAGATTTCCTTAGAAAAGCTAAAGTACGAAgttaaagataaaaaggaCTGCCTAGAAAATGTCAGCAATAAGGTAattttgaaggaaaataCTCTGAGGGAgttaaaagaatttataagggaaaaaaacgaaatgataGAATCGCTTAACGAGAAGATAAcagagaaggagaaaatatatgAGCAGTTAGGGAAGGACGTGGAGGAGAAGAGAAAGATCATCGAATTGCTAGACATGAAggcaaatgaaaaggaaaaatatttcgaagaaaaaattaaagagttagaaaaagaacaaaatgcgCTTCTGCAAAAGTTAAATAATGTTAAGATGAGGGAGAAGGAAGTTGAGACGAGGGAAAATGACTTCCTGCACATGGAGGACGAGCTGAATGATCTTCGCAGTAGCTTCTCGAAGAATGATTGTCAGCTAAAGATCTACAAATTGGAAATAAAAGATTTGAGCAGCGCCCTTGTGGAGAAGGAGAGAGAAATATTGGACTTGAAAAATACCTACGACGGGGAAATCTGCTCATTAAAGGATCagataaaggaaaaggaaaaggaaatcgCCAAAGGTAGTTCCTCCGGTGGTGACGTGGGTGCACAAGATGAGCCAGCTAGCGAAGTTgaaagtgaagaaaaggcGGACCCCAAAGAGGAAGGTGTGGAGAACAGCTTGACCGATTTgctcaaaatgaaggaaagaGAGCTGCacgaaatgaaggaaaaatacgcAAAGGAAATAGACACACTGAATAGCGAGCtgaatgagaaaaagaaagaattcGTGGAGGCAAAAAATAGCCACATCAACCAGATAAACAACCTAAATGATGAAATTGAGGAGAGcgaaagcaaaatggcagAACTGAAAAGTGGCTACGAAATGGAGATCAAAAAACTGCGCAGCGAAATTAATGCAGTGCACGAGGAGAAGTACCTCTTGAGCAACGAAAAACAAACACTCAGTGGAGAGATAGACAAGCTGAATGAAGAGAAGAAGTCCCTGGCCAGCGAGAAGGAGGAGCTACATAACAAAATAACCACGTTGAACAGCGAAATTGGGACGTTACATGTGGAGAAACAGGCACTCACTGGAGAAATAAACACCTTAAACGATCTGATTCACACCCTGAAGAATGAAATCAGCTCGTCGGATAACCTGATTAGCAAATTGAAAGAGCAAATGAACGCCATCaacgaagaaaaggaaggaaaggaaaaactcaTCACAGAgatagaaaataattataaaaatgaaataaacgcgctgaaggaaaaattaaaagacaCGGACAATCAAGTGAGCATAAGTATTAGGGAAGAGATGGACCACCTCAAATGCGTCCTTGgcgaaacggaaaaggaaaacaaacaGATGAAGGAGGACTACCACAAAAAGATAAAACAGTATGATGAAGAATTGCTATCGAAGCAGCaatattttgaagaagaattaAATAACATACGCATCAAATCGCacgaaaaggaacaaattttgattttaaaaaatgacgagTTGAAGGAGTCGAAGCTAAAGACGGAGGAGAAGTACCTCAAGCTGTACGATGACAAAATGAGTCTCCTCAGGAATATGTGCTCCAAAGTGGGGCTCCCCTACAGCGATGAAGTTTCGGTGGAGGAGCTTCTCGAGCGGGTGGGCAACTACGTAAGTGGGATGGGTGAACCGGGGGGTGCGGCACACAGGGGGGAGCAAAGTGAGGAGCCGCATGAGGGGCAGTCGATTGTGGAGGAGACGAATGAACCCCTTTTGAGCGCCCAAACGGCCGACAATGCTAATAGCCTAGAGGACAAGACAACCCTACAGGCGCTACAGAAAGAACTGGAAAGTGTGCAAGAAGAGCACAGAGAAGAGgtagccaaaatgaagagctaTTTGGcgatgaaggaaaaaacgatAGAGGAGTCGAACCACACAATCGCCGAGTTGACCGGAAAGATAAACAGCCTGAATGAtaccatttcgttttttaagGTTAACCACTCTGAGGAGAAAATTAATTCCTATATGGACGAAATTAACAGCTTGAGCTTGACGCTTAGCGAGCTGAAGGCTAAGAATGAACAGGAGCAGTTGGAGAATCGAAACGAAATTGCCAGGCTGTCGGAAGAGCTCAGCGGGTATAAGCGGCGTGCTGATGAGCAATGTAGAAAGAGGAGCAGCGAGAAGGAGAGAAGCGAGTCCAAGAGGGGAGACACAAGAGGTGACTCCGAGAAGGAACAAATCTCCGAGTCGGACgtggaaggggggggcaaTTTAAAATCCTTTTTACACTTTCCCcttcgaaaaataaaagggaaaaaaagaaaggccTCTAAAACTGAGAAGGAAATACAAACGGAGCTTAGGAGAAACGAGCCAGAGAATGAACAGAGtgagaaaaatgagaaggcgCCTAGAGGAGACAGCCTGGAGGTGGACCAGTACAAAAAGGAATTGGAGGAAAAGGCGAAGATTATTGAGGACTTGAAGGACAAAATATGCACCCTGACGAATGAGGTTATGGATTTGAAGAATGTGAAGAACGAGCTGGCTGAGCGGGATAGCAGCTTGGCGAAGGCGGGCGAGGAGGCGGAAAGGCAAAGAGAGCAGTTGGACACGCTGAGCGCCCAACTGGGGGGTGCAAACGGAGAGGTGGAGAGGCTCAACGAAGAGGTggagaagctgaaggagggagaggcacaatcgtggggggaagcggagaAGTGGAAAGGGGAAGCAGAGAAGTGGAAAGAAGACGCAGCGAAGTGGGAAGCGGACACAGTGAAATTGAAAGAGGACGCAGCGAAATGGGAATCGGACGCAGTGAAGTGGGAATCGGACGCCGAGACGTGGAGgaaagaagcggaggaacTGAGAAGCAGCGCGAATCAATTGAACGAAGAATTATGCTCGAAGGAAAATAACTACGTGTTGAAGCTGAACGAAAATGTGGGagttatacaaaaaatgaaggactCAATTGATGCAcgtgaaaaggagaaggagaattACGTTCGCGAGATAAACGATTTGAGAAACGAACTCGAAGGGTTGAAATTGAAGCATGATGCGTTGAGTGAGACGTATAAGCAGTTGGAGGGGAAGAGCAGCCCCCCCAGTGGAGATGACCCCCCTGGTGGAGATAACTACACCAGTGAGGGAGAGAATAAATTAAGCATCCCAAATGAGAATTGCGAAATGGACCAAGCGGAGGAAGCGAATGCCAACCCAGGTGTTCCCAAGAGCGAAATTGCCACCGAGGGGGGTGTCTCCTCATTGGCAGTGAACGATTACATAAGCGAAATATCGCACctgaaggaagaaataaacaGACTAACCCTACTGTATAGCAACGAActgaacgaaaaaaacagctCTGATATTAGGACCAAAGAGCTGCTGAGCCAGTTGAAGGAACTCGAAGTGAgggataaagaaaatgaggaaaagaTTGCTGCGCtgagcaaaatgaatgagaaaatgaaagcgaaaaatgaaaagctgaAATCGGGGAAGTGGTTATCTAGGAAGGACCACGCGCCGAATGAAGAGGTAGATATCGCAGGGGAGGAGCgtaagaagaaggagaaggagaaagtGCCTCACCCGGATGTGAAAGAGGAGAGTCTGTCTTCAGAGCATGTGAACACACTGGAAGGAAACACCTACCGCGTGATGAGAATAGTTGATGAAAGTAGCCCCGCGGGAGGAGGCCAAATAATAGGGTCCTACTTGTACACCAAAAAGGTGGAAGATTTACACGCAGTAAATGGAGCAAATGTGGCAGATGCACAGCTGGCTGAGAAAAACGCAATCACAGTTGTGTGTCTAATTCTAAGCGAAATCTTAAGCCTCCTATTTTTGAACGATCAATTTGTTAACGCCTTTGAACGGATAAACAAAAGTCTGTGGAAGCTTATGTACATGCCTGAAGAGATTAAAGCGCTGCTTCTGaggtatttttcctttatgagTAAGCTCAGGGATTATGCCAAGGAGGTGCACGGGAGGGTGGAAAATGAGAGGTATGAAGACAGCCAAAGGCAGGACAACCAACGGTACGACGATTCGTGGTTACTTTTTCAAAACTATTTGGAGACGTCGAGTAGTATCAAGAGGGACCTGGTGTGCTTCATTTtggaagagaaggaaaatgaaCTAGCCGAGCTGGGCGAGCACTATGGTGGTGGAATGAGAAAGGGAGAGGAAGTAATCGGGGGAGTACGCGGAGTGCGCGGGGGAAAAATCGCCGACATCATAAACCTTTCAAAGGACGAAATGAGATTGAAGACCATAGCACAGTTAAGAAGAGACCTAGATTTTGAAAAGAAATCGAAAACATTGCTAAGCAGGGATTATCAGTTGTTACTTTATAAGTACCAGGAATGCGTGAGGAAGCTAAAGAgggtaaaaaatatgataaggCAGCTAAATCTGAACGACCATTCAAATAGAGGCAGTTTCGCCTTAAACAGGGAGCTGGACAGGTGTTCCGAAGTGAGCAACGAGCGAGGTTTTAACGAGGAGGGGGGTGATGAAGATTCGCACGGAAATTACAAAAACTGCATTCTGCAagacaataataataatagcaGTGTAAATAACTATAATAGTAGTAACACCAAATTGGAGAGTCGGGAAAATGTTCTAATCAAGGACCTAATCAATTTGAGGAGGGCGCAAAAGGTGAAGGGAAATAATTTGATCCACTGGGGCCGTCCCAGCATGATGATGGGGGGCAGGTGTCACCAAGACGCTTCCCATGTGGTAAGGGCGATGGTAAATGGACCCAAAATAAGCAGCCAGAATATCTTCGCACACATGAACAGGCTGAGCAATGCGCCCAAAATTAGCGACCACTTGGAtgacatgaaaaaaatgaaaaatatttttaacgaATTTGTTGAAACCAGAGGGGACGTTACGTTTGTGCACAGGAGTCCCTTCTGCGAAACGTGA
- a CDS encoding DHHC zinc finger domain containing protein (encoded by transcript PVX_003580A), giving the protein MESYVILEQYHPSGYDSPSFYCSKKIHLNCAGRISHTSLDKHLKFYPYDEVIFHQNDKCSTCQMLKPARSKHCKYCLSCISRYDHHCFLLNNCIGGYNSSYYLAFICANATIAFHSFYITFRCLYNIIKYENLLKATFIHKGSNEEIPNSCYLFSKCSPTFSLFVVSLLSASLLALLFSREIYFNFCVNITSNEKTKYVSLKGGTPVNRQFYNKGFIKNVQDVLFYKKNVEEFFKKNS; this is encoded by the exons ATGGAAT cATACGTTATCTTGGAGCAGTACCATCCCTCGGGCTACGACAG CCCCTCATTTTACTGCTCAAAAAAAATCCACCTAAACTGTGCAGGCAGAATATCCCACACCTCGTTAGATAAGCACCTGAAATTTTACCCCTACGATGAAGTCATTTTTCACCAAAACGACAAATGCAGCACATGTCAGATGTTAAA ACCTGCGCGGAGCAAACATTGCAAATATTGCTTGTCGTGCATATCGCGCTACGACCACCACTGCTTTCTGTTAAACAATTGCATCGGCGGATATAACAGCAGTTATTACCTTGCTTTCATTTGCGCAAATGCCACAATTGCCTTTCACTCCTTCTACATAA CTTTTCGCTGCCTTTATAACATCATCAAATATGAAAACCTTCTGAAAG CCACGTTTATACACAAGGGGAGCAACGAGGAGATCCCGAATTCCTGC tACCTATTTTCCAAATGCAGCCCCACCTTCTCCCTGTTTGTGGTATCCCTGCTCAGCGCCTCCCTTTTAGCGCTCCTCTTTTCGCgtgaaatttatttcaacTTCTGCGTGAACATCACGAGCAATGAGAAGACAAAGTACGTCAGTTTGAAGGGCGGCACTCCCGTGAACAGGCAGTTTTACAACAAAG GGTTCATAAAGAACGTACAGGATGTGttgttttacaaaaaaaacgtggaggagttctttaaaaaaaattcataa